One stretch of Flavobacterium sp. 9 DNA includes these proteins:
- a CDS encoding bifunctional GNAT family N-acetyltransferase/carbon-nitrogen hydrolase family protein, whose protein sequence is MQTKINKVELRNLEFDDYKQLKDSMVESYPEMADSYWKEDDIKRLLSIFPEGQLVILADGKVVGSALSLIVDEKLVDKRHNYRQILGDYTFSTHNKDAEILYGIDVFIHPNYRGLRLGRRLYDARKELCEQLNLKAIVFAGRIPNYGQYAKKLSPKNYIEKVKHKELHDPVLSFQLSNDFHVLRIIKNYLEGDEESKEFAVLLEWNNVYYDESPKLINLEKSVIRLGLVQWQMRPLNNLEEFFEQAEFFIDVVSGYGSDFALFPELFIAPLMADYNHLSEAEAIRELARYSDPIRKRFQEFSISYNINIITGSMPYLENGNLYNVGFLCKRDGTSEMYTKIHVTPNEVQHWGMKGGSQFKTFDTDCGKIGILICYDVEFPELSRILANEGMNILFVPFLTDTQNAYTRVKHCSQARAIENECYVAIAGCVGNLPKVNNMDIQYAQASVFTPSDFAFPSNGIKAEATPNTEMTLIVDVDLNLLKQLHEHGSVRILKDRRTDLYEIKKIES, encoded by the coding sequence ATGCAGACGAAAATAAATAAAGTTGAGTTACGAAATTTAGAATTTGACGATTACAAACAATTGAAAGACTCAATGGTTGAATCGTATCCTGAAATGGCCGACTCGTACTGGAAAGAAGATGATATCAAAAGATTACTTTCTATTTTCCCTGAAGGCCAACTTGTTATACTTGCAGATGGCAAAGTGGTTGGATCAGCATTATCGCTTATTGTCGATGAAAAACTGGTGGATAAAAGACACAATTACAGACAGATTCTTGGAGATTACACTTTCTCTACACACAATAAAGACGCAGAAATCTTATACGGAATTGATGTTTTTATACATCCCAATTATCGTGGTTTACGATTAGGCCGCCGTTTATATGATGCCCGAAAAGAACTTTGTGAACAACTTAATCTAAAAGCAATAGTTTTTGCCGGCAGGATTCCAAATTATGGTCAATATGCCAAAAAGTTATCTCCAAAAAACTATATCGAAAAGGTAAAACATAAAGAATTACACGATCCGGTTCTTTCTTTTCAGTTAAGTAATGATTTTCACGTGTTGAGAATCATCAAAAATTACTTAGAAGGCGACGAAGAATCAAAAGAATTTGCGGTTCTCTTAGAATGGAATAATGTTTATTATGACGAAAGTCCAAAATTAATTAACCTCGAAAAAAGCGTTATCAGATTAGGTTTGGTTCAGTGGCAAATGCGTCCATTGAACAATCTGGAAGAGTTTTTTGAGCAAGCCGAATTTTTTATTGATGTAGTTTCGGGTTATGGAAGTGATTTTGCCTTATTTCCGGAACTTTTTATTGCGCCTTTAATGGCCGATTATAATCATTTATCAGAAGCCGAAGCAATTCGTGAACTTGCCCGATATTCTGATCCAATCAGAAAGCGTTTTCAGGAATTTTCGATCTCTTACAACATCAATATTATTACAGGAAGTATGCCTTATCTGGAAAATGGTAATCTTTATAATGTTGGTTTTCTATGCAAAAGAGACGGAACTTCAGAAATGTATACCAAAATTCACGTAACTCCAAACGAGGTTCAACATTGGGGAATGAAAGGCGGTTCTCAATTTAAAACCTTTGATACAGATTGTGGTAAAATCGGAATTTTGATTTGTTATGATGTTGAATTCCCGGAACTTTCGAGAATTTTAGCAAACGAAGGAATGAATATTCTGTTTGTTCCATTTTTGACAGATACACAAAATGCTTATACACGTGTAAAACATTGTTCGCAAGCACGTGCAATCGAAAATGAGTGTTATGTAGCCATTGCTGGTTGCGTTGGAAATTTACCAAAAGTGAATAATATGGATATACAATATGCGCAAGCTTCTGTTTTTACGCCTTCTGATTTTGCTTTTCCAAGTAATGGTATAAAAGCCGAAGCGACTCCAAACACAGAAATGACCTTGATTGTTGACGTTGATTTAAATCTTCTTAAACAGCTTCACGAACATGGAAGTGTACGAATTTTAAAAGATCGAAGAACTGATTTATACGAAATTAAAAAAATAGAATCATGA